The following nucleotide sequence is from Salvia splendens isolate huo1 chromosome 2, SspV2, whole genome shotgun sequence.
GAGTAACTAAACTATGCAAACCGCTAAGCTATAGAGGTTCGGCaggaaaatttgaatttaattaatcaagTTGCAACTCCCAAGATTAGAACTCCACAATCCTTTACTTAATATGATCTCAATCCTCATACAGCCTATTATTTAACATCCTGCCCCTAATATGTTTAGTTATTTACACACCCCTAAAGGTACGTTTAGTTATTTACACACCCCTAAAGGTACGTTTAGTTATTTACACACAGTTTAACGGTATGCTTGATTCCAGTTTCTAATCAAGATTGAGATAGTCCATAATCCATATACAATTTCTCTAAGCATGTGACTCAAGTTTGTCGAGTTTACAATCATAAACTCAACAGGAACTTTTATACTGAGTGTCTATAATCAAGCTCCTACAATTAGGCTATCTGAACGACAACAATGAAATCGACCTCGAGCTGAAAAATCTAACCTCGATTAAGTTGAGGAGGGAACTTTTTTAGGGAGATCTAAGCTTGATTAAGTTGGGCTTGAGCTAACACACATCGAATCGATTTGGCTCCACTGACTCTAAGTTGGAGCTGCATTAGCTCCCTTGCTCAAATCTGGGGTAGTTCCTTTCATGTTTCGAACCAATGCATGCGGATTAGAGGAAGCTACAATTACCTTTTCTTTCACACCTTCTTCCCTTTTTGAGATCTGTTGTTGCTTCTGAGACTCCGCGGGATTCGTATCCATGTCACTTACCAATTGCTGTCTCCATTCAAATTGGGAGGTAATAATCAGTATCAACAACAGACAGACAAGCAGCATTGGTCTTGACATGATTCCAGTGGACCTATCGTCTTTCCCAAAACCTATAGAAAtgccaaaacacacacacaatcaAACAAGCAAGCACAAAATTTACCAAGACAGCATTTACAGTTTCTTAACCAATAATGTGCCTAAATTAAATACACTGAATCTGGGTAAACAATTTTGATGATAATCAGCACCCAACATTAAGATGAGCCATTTTCTCAATTTGTATTGTAATGAACTTTTTCCTTCCCTATTCAACGTAAACACTTTGTAATGTTCAAAAGAAAGCTATAGTTAAGAATAATGCTCGATTCTGCTTAATTTTGAAGCTCGATAACCATAAACATAACATTAGACAAATTGAAGGGTTTCAAAAATTGTTCTTTCCTTTCCAAAGTCGGACCAAAGTAGCCAAATTGAAACTTGTATTCAAAGCACTAACATTCATCATCACAAAGTCCAAATGGCGAAAAGAGGAAACAAAAACTTACAGATCAATACTCAAAATTGTAACGAACAGCATCGGAATAAAAGGGGCGAACCAAAATAGCTTCTGTAGTTATTGAAGAAGGAAGGGTTTGTTTGATTGAGAGGAGCTGGGTTTGTAGGTAGTAGTATAATTTGATTGAAGGAAAATGGGGTTAAATGATTGTTTCAGCGTTAAGGTTGAAACTGGAAGCCAATTAGCCAAAGCAAACTGATGGAAGTCATACTATTATCCAATTCCAAATCGAATGAATGAGAAATGGAGAATACTGAATAGACAAATTGGGCAAGGTTGAAGCGTTCGTTGAAGTCAGTAATGTCAGCACTCAGCAGATTAGGAGAAGCAAAATATGGCTTCTCTGCAGATTGAGATCAAGTTTAACAGCATCAACAACCGTGCTCTTGACAGGCACGGTTGTGAGCCTGGCCCACTTTTTCTGTTTGCTCTCtgccaagagcacaacacctacTCTTCCACGAGGAcgaacacaattaatttaaaattcaattaaacaaaaacattttcataatactaaaattcattaaaaaaaacctaaataatattacaaatgacaaataaaataaaaacgacgtaattaaaatcctaaaaattaaaaattacataattaaaatactaaaaattaaaacggCGTCTTAAGTAATCTACCGGAAACCGCGGcaggtcggcaaagtagtcggcaacgagcctttcgtgggctccctcccggtcccGATGGATGTAgtggcgagttgatctagttcgttgaggaggaggagcgggggtattcgccgcgacatatgcttcgtaagcggcacgatgttgttcgtagtattcttgttcttcgctctccgcttccgccatgagatgggtgaaattcATTTGAGcttttgagtgagggatgaatgtgtcgatagtttgtatgagaattataaatgagagatgatttgatgtgataaatggatgatgaatatgtgtatttatagatgattttgagggaaaaaaataaaaaaattccaaaaaattcagaaaatgggcaaaaaaacggcaatatttttgggatttggaaaataatttttttatttttttatcattatttatattaaataacgaattttaaataaaaaaaatattcaaaggcaacggctatgtcgttgcccaatcgAGTGGCGCCatgtcacctgctcgctggcacggcgctgctcgatgcatcgagcagcgccgtgccagctgcgctagcgcagcggcggcgagacaCGTCCGTGCCAccggcacggacggacgcgggttacggcgccaccgttgcggatgctctaatgccTACTTACATTTTCTAAGTcctatttttgttattttaaataaattagttgAATAACTTTCCTTGAAAAGCTGTATAATAATATATCATCTTGATTTTTAATACTAGCAtatctttattctttcataaCTGATGTATGTGATGTTTGTCGTGGTTGTtaataatagagtcattttacgTTCAGAAAGTTTCAACATAATatagtcatttttatatttaacaaaaaataatcatttcacttactttattttctctttatatctctaattttattttttattactatattcACCATTCACTTAATACATTATTCTTAAactttttaaaagaaaaaaagtctCAAATAGAATGAAGGAGTATTTATGAATCAATGGAATCATGGAGCTGACTCAATCAGTGAGCTGAGGCGTAATCAACCTAGGCTTTAAAGTGAACGGGTTATCAGGGCCCAATTGAATCATGGTCACTCCATCTTGAATTTACAAAGAAGTCCATTTATAGTTATCAAGTACATTTGATAACTACTGTCTGCTTTGTTTTTAATTGAAcataattttaacaaaataaattaaaatactgttattttattgttacagtattattcttttttattgctgttaattttaattttaattttaatttttgcaataaaaaatatcatgtcaacacattttgaatttcttTTATTAAAATCCAACACTTTTTTTACATGTAAAGGAAGATTTAATCTCTAGAGTTTGAAATTCAAGACATTTGTGATATTTCAAATGTTAACTTAATAACCTTTAGATTAGTTATAAAtgtgagtatttttttaatttctagaatTTGAAATTCAAGAGATCGGTGTGTGATATTTTAAATGTTCACTTAATAACCTTTAGATTAAGTTGTAAATGTGAGAATTTTAACGAAaggaataattttattaatttacatTAGAGCTAATTATTCAACTCCAAGATTTAGCAAACTCAATCATCTTGCTTCATAAGGTTATACTCAAAATGACATTCATACGTTATGATATGTAAAAGAGTAGAACTATAAATTTCAAAAATGATCCTAATTATGGTAGATTGATTTATATTAGTAGTATGAACTTTGACTACCTACCAATAAATGTTTGGATTAGCGAACAAGTTCAAAAGGctatttgaaattatagaatTGGGATCGTGGAATTAGAATCTATGTCTACAATTCCAaatctaatattttatttaatatcacAACATATTTGGAAATAGAATTGAATAAGAATTTCAATTTCTCCTAATTTTACAATTTGAATTTTCTATATCGAAAGTAGATATTTGGAATTGTAAATAGATAGGACACATttacacacaatataaacacTACACATGTAAACATAAACAAACACGCATTACACatgcacacacatacatacacaaacacgcactatacacaatactgcacacacaaacacacaccgaGTTAAGAAAGTGAGAACTGATTTTCAAAAGTTTCTTAAAACTCCCGCTGATATAAGCGTGtgttacttttttctttatgaCTAGGGAAACCAACAATACTACCAAAATAATCCAATATCCAAATTTGGAGCAACCTCATGCACTACACCAATTGGAGCAAAGTATTCTACAAATGTTCCTACTTCTACAAGGAAACTGCATTGATACCATCTCTATCTTCAAGAGGGCttccaaatataatttcaaatactAAAGAATTCTCTTAACATTCCACAAGAGAACTCACGCACAATAATGTTTGAATTCTACATAAGGAACAAGTAAAATGTCTACCACCAGAATTTATGAAGAATTACGGTAACGAAAACACAAGCGCTCTCAGTTTGAGACCCCAGAGAGGTGCATAAACACTATCATGCCCGCGCTTGGCCTTACCATATCTGTTCACGGCGTTGATAACatgtggtggtggttgtgtatTATCAGAAACAAAGGCCTCAAATTTCTCCCCTTTCGTGCTGGCCTTGCTTTATATTTGGCTTGCAGGACTCCTTGAAGCCTGCAGACATAATAAGCCCAACAAATATCAGGAAGAAGAAAAACACCCGGAAAAAGAATTCAACAGCTTCTTCGGTGATACTAAAATCAATGAATAATTTCTACTTACCGTAGTCTCAGTTGCAGAAGGTGCCTTTCTCTTTGGTTTACTACTTCCTGTTTCCAGAAAGCGAAGCACCTCAAGCTTCGAACGGAATCTGCGTTTCCCCGTTGGTTCGATGTAATACTTCAAAATTCAAGATCAATGTAAATGTCATTTCCATGTATAGATATAGGTGAATTGAACACAAATGAAGTACAACTATAAACTAATCATTGCATCATGCCGATTTTGCACAAGTCAAATACAATTACAAAGGAAGAGTTTAAGAAGCATATAATACAAGTAGCCTTTGTATAGAATGGTTTCCTTAAGCAAACCTTGTCATCATAGTTAAGCTATTAACTTCTGTGCATTTTTTTTCTAGCAGCATGTCATACTATTGCAAGATTATATTACTCGTGAAGTTATTTTATAGGCAGaaaaacatatacatatatattttcttGTCCCATAGCATGAAAATGCAAAATACATACACAAGCACACTTCCTAGACAAAGGCCTtttagagaaaacaaacaacaCATGTTTGCGACTGATGGGATCCACCAAATGAACAAAACAACATAGCTTTGCACAAAAACGCATTGCACAAAAATGCAAAATATATACCCAGCTTTGCACAAAAATGCAAAACATATATACCCAGCTTTGCACAAAAATGCAAAACATATATACCCAGCTTTGCACAAAAATGCAAAACATATACCCAGCTTTGCACAAAAATGCCTTTAAGAGGAAAAACAAATAACACATGTTTGCGACTGATCAGATCCACCAAATGAACAAAACAACATAGCTTGGCACATGGATGATTATAAATGCAGAATGGAAAAAACAATTCCCAAAGGAGGAGTGCTAGAAGATTATACATAGTTAAACCATATCTGAATATTAGTCACTATTTGAGAAAAGGAAAGCTAAAGGTGATCAGGGACTGTTTTTGGGAGTTATTCTAGAAATAAATTCATGCCTCTATTTTTCTGAAAATGATGAACTTATAATTCTTTCCTAGAGAAGGGAAATTTATAGTTTTCTTCCATATCCCTTTAGCTGCATGAAAAGTTTTGGCAGCAATTTGCAGCCATTTCATAACTCAAACACCATTTCAGGTCAAACAGTATCAGAcagtatataaattatattctaTCACCTGGAAAAGTTCGTTAACTGCAAAACAAACCATTTTACACAACTTATATGCAAAGTATTCCAAAAAGCTCAAATCGAAATTAAGGATGGTATATTTGAAAACCACTCTTGAGTTCATAAGAGGGTATTATACAATCCTTCTATAGAATCGATTATCAGAGAACACCTTGAGTTTTGTATAATATTTGCTCACCAAATAATTAGTGGCAAGTCCAAAGAATGGATTTATAAGCCCATCACATTTATGAGAGTGCAATTTCGGAATCATCGAGAATTCATCGGTAAGATAAATTGCTTACCAAAAAATATATGGTCAGCGTTTCATACTTTCATTATTATACTATTTCATCAAACTATAGTTTCATTGCCAATTTTTAACATAAAATTTAAGAAGTGGAGAATTATTAAACTTTTGAGCAATGCCGTGTCTAACATGCTATAAAAGCATCATATCTTGTCAAGGAGCCATTTTAAAAAACAAGTTGGAAATGGAAGAAATATGCATAATAAAATAGGGCAAAGTGCCTTAAAAGTAAAATTCTCAAATAAGACAAGCTATAACCGAAAAGTGTGGACATAATTAAATTGGGCAAAGTGCTTAGAAGGTTTCCGGTGCAATAACCAATCCACAAAGACTTTAGAAATGTGCGCGGGTGGTATTAAGGAACCATCTTATTACAAAAGTAGCAAAAAGTTGGAGATAGAAGAAAAAGACGCAACAATGAAGGAGTTGACAAAACTAGAAGACACTAAAAAAGTGCCTTAAAAGCAAATGTCTCAAATAAGACACGAGCGATGACCAACGCATGTGGGCATAATTAAAGAGGGCTAAGTTTGGCTAGAAGGTTCTGTGTACCATTTTCAATGCCACAAAGACTTAGAAATGAATATAGATGGTTATGGTATCAAAACACCTACATAATAACATCTTATAACTGATACAGTTTATGTGCTCAATCTTGAAACAGCTCACAATCACAAAAGGCAAATCTACTTAATATGACATGGGCTTGATCAAGACTCGCGTCGGCCCAATTCATGAAGGCCAAATGGAATGGGCCAAGGCCTTGAGTTGGCTGAACATGAAGAAGCGATGAAGTAGACCGAAAATTCTTCATGGCTATCGATGGTTAAATGCTAAAACGAATTAACAAAGTTGGAGATGAGTTCATGCTAGGTGTCTTGCCATATAAATTGCAGATAATGTCAAAAGTTATGGTGATAAGCATTGAAAAGATGAGGTTATTGTTCAAAGATTTAGTATTTATCATAATATTCATTTGATAAGTATAATTCTTTGCAGATTAGTATTAGGAATAatctttaaattatttatttattactccctccgtcccagcctAAGCGAGGCGTTTCATTTTCGCACATGTTTTGgataaatgataataaatagctaaagtggagagaaagtaaagcaAGAGATATAATAATGTAGAAGATTctcctctacattattctctatcgCATGTTCACGTCAAATCCACCCAAATTCCATCCATCTTTCGAAGTGTGATTGTGTTATGCATGTTGCAAGTCGTTGGGTGCCATGAAGGATCTCCTTTACAACAACTACTGCGagcagtgtaaacaactacggGGCATTTTGTTCGGAGAGGTATTGAAGATTAGAAATTATCTTAccattatttatttgttactcATTCAGCGATAGTGGAGACATTTTTTCTTGgcacgcgatttaagaaaaaatgtgttagtgagtaaaggaagaataaagtaggaaatgaaaaaggtaaagagattaaaaaaaagaataaagtaagagggagtaaagtaagtgagaagaaatgtgttagacttttactaaaaagggtaatgactccactactatggaacgtaccaaaatgacaaaatgactgtactactatggaacagagggattccatagtagtagtatttaccTCATTAGAAGGGTTTGTTAGCTTTCATATTCGTTTTACCTATAAAAGGCATGCAGGTTTCAAATTGAATAGGGAAGCTTTTGTTTAATTTCCATGACTTGTTACCCGAATATTCCAAATACGAATTATTATAGCAAAGCGCTCATTTACGATTTAGTGTATTGACTTACCGTATAGAATTTCACATCACACCTACGTCTGCCATTCCATTATCCATCTCATGTCCACAGTGAAACCACTCAAATTTCATCCATCTTTCCAAGTGTTTTCGTGTTATGCATGCTGCAAGTTGTGGAGTGCTATGACGGATCCCCTTTACAACAACTATCGCAAGACATGTAAACAACGAGGGGTAATTTGTACGGATAGTTATTGTCACTAGGATAAGAATTTATCttacaattatttatttattaactcATTAAGAGGATTTGTTAGGTTTCGTATTACACTCTTTTGCCTATAAAAGGCGTATAGGTTTCGTATTACACTCTTTTGCCTAACAAATCGATTTATCACATGAGTTGTTACTCATTAATGTTCCTAATTCGAATTCTTGTAGCAAAGTGctcgttttctatttaattgcTTGATTATCGTATAGAATTTCGTATCTATACCTAGCGCCATTCATTCTATTCTCCATCTCATGTTCACGACGAATTAACCAAAATTCCATCTATCTTTCTAAGTGTGTCCGCGTTATGCATGTCGCAAGTTGTAGGGTGCCACGGCGGATCCTCTTCACAACaaccagtgttgttagggtcgcggggcgctcCGGGGCGATGAGGGGGGACCccgggtcgcggggcgatggggcgacggggcgagagacccacgaatcggggcgcCAGAATAGCCGAATGATGATTATATTGGTGTCTATTTTATAAGTTTGTTGCTTGAatgtttatcacatcaaataaatctacatacatcattactccatattaaaaaagaatattagacgaaaaatataaatttttaaacaacattaacataactaaataactgaattttattataaaaaattatcaaaattccaaaaaaagttgcaaaacatataataattaattaaataatatgtgtAGGATTTTATAATCTTATCATTCAAGataatttggatttaaatttttttattttttgtttgatgTAATAGATCAGGGCAATTTTTATAAAGAGGCTATAATTTGAGTGTCAAGTTATATCTATGATGAGCCTCAAATTAActatagtattaaaatatttagttattaatttgatcatttcattttaatagaattaaaaaattgaagtgGAGGAGGTAACCTATGCATCGGTGCATGTGTGTATATATCTAGATAATAATGATTGACAATAGCTCACTACTATTCAACTAAGTGGGtgaatttattttatgttaAGGCCACGTGCAATAGCTCACTTCCCAAAGCATACCTACCCCTCTTCTCCCCTCCCATTAACACAAATTCTGCAATTCCCAATTTAAACCTAAAAATGGAGCACTCATTTTACCGACGACCACCACGAATCGGGGCGACTCAGACGACCCAGGCGCTCCACGGCGACCCAGACGACCCAGGCGCGCCCCACCGTCGCTCCATGGATCTCGCACCGCCCCGCCGCATCGGAGCGATGTCGGTCTCGACCCTTGCGACCCGCGACCCAGGCGCGCTCGGGGCGCAATTTTAACAACACTGACAACAACTATCGCGAGCCATGTAAACAACAAGGGGAAATTGTTTGGAGAGGTGCTGCAAGTTCGTAGTGAGCTTCCAAGGGTCACCGTCATGATATTTCTCCAACCACTACATCCTCATCTGATTACCCTAAAGCTTCCTTCTAATTTAAGTTTTTCTAACTTTTAACTTTGGGCTTAGCATTCTGATCGAGAGGCAAGAGCAACTTAGCAAGAAAATAAGCTTTCCAATGAAGTTGCCAATATAAGGTCAACTAAGTAAAACAATCCTAACCAGTAACCAGAACATTAGGTTAGCttctttaaaaattaaaagcGAATGTAGACAAGAAGTAACAATAACAGATTTTTTCCATAGCAACCACAGTAAGGAGAGAGAAGAAACCAGATATTTTCCATATCTGTTATCCTTGTTTAAATCAATAGTAACAATAACCAACATAAGTATAGACACAAAGAAGAGTTTCCATTGCCGACAATCTCAAAACTCATCCTTCTACCAACtagaagagagaataatttTATCCTCTGTGCTCAACTGAATCCTGAATCAAATATTAATTTCTTCCttcattaaacaaaaattactcGATGCTAGAAAAAATACTTCTATTAATACAAATTACAGGACAAACTGAGAATTCCAGGTTAAGAACACATTACACAACAAACTTTGGGATCCAGGTTAGAAAAATGCCAGCAACCAAAGTGAGGATATGCACGTAGACAAGAAGAAACATTGTTTGAAGCCAGAAATACTACAGTGGCATGTATGTTCTCaggaaaggagagagaaaaaaaattattcgaaGCGTCTATGCCATACCACGTGTCTGCTACATTATGAACTAACCTAAAAAATAATCAAGAAATTAACACTAGAAAATGAATGCATCATTTAAAAAAACTGATCAAAGAATGATGGTGAGTTTATGTAACAATTAAGATATGTCATCCCTCATAGGAAACTACTCATAATTGAAATTGGCATCAAGATTTGACTTGAAAAGACACATTTTCACTGTCTAAATTGGGGAAGAGTTGCCTTGGTGTGACATCAGATTAAATAGCCAGAAACTCCAATGAGTTTGGTCTTAATCTAGTATTTTGTAATCTCAAGTTTACACTCACACATAAACAACCAGCAACTAGAATAGGTTTGGTCTTGATCTATTTTGTAATCTCAAGTTTCACCCTAATAATGTGTCCACAACCTAACTCCTAAAACACCTAAAATCTTGTCCACTGTGTAAAAGGACTGCGACTAAATACTGGAAAAAAAAACCCGAAATACAGTCAATTGTAAACCTCCTACAAATAAAACAATCCAAAGATGGGACCAACACCGCACAAGATAGCTCCTTTCTCGCTCAAACCAACACAAACAATAAATTGATAACAAAAAAAGAATCTTCAGACAAGGagcaaataaaaagaaaacctACTCGATCAGTCTGTCCAGCTGTGGCTCCAGAACTGCGCCTTCTCAACTCAGTCGTCCAGTTCTCTGGAAGCCAGCTGGGCCTCTCCTCCGGATCCCTCCGCTGCGCAGCACGAGGCGCGGGCTCCGCCGGGGCCTCGCCGGGGATGAAATACGAGATGGGCTCCGGATTATACACCCTGCGCGGCATGAACTGTGGCAGGGGCTGGGGCAAGTTGGCGCTGGTGGGAGAGTGATTCGGAGCCGAGTCGATGGGGGCGGGTTCTGTGTTGGGAGGGAACTGGGGTTCAGACATCTCGGGATCGGAAAATCTTTTTGACGGAGCTGGAATGGTGAACTATGTTTGAATCAAGAATGACCAGTCCCAAACCCAAATAAATCCCTAATTTCTCAGTAGTAATGAGGATGCCGTATATGGAATTGGCTGCCAGAGTAACAATGACCATTTGACAGATTGCTTATATTTTTGAACTGCAAATTTCATTTAATGTACTTTTCCACTTTTTTTAAAACTGCAAATTTCATTAAAtgtactttttctcttttttttaaactGCAAATTTCATTTAATGTACTTTCcacttttttataaaattgtctattttttttattttactcatTTATATTTCAAAGATAAATTCGAACAATTTCTATGTGTtcttatttctctctcttttctcatTATTCTATTATCTTCTCATTTCTTACtatattattttactaattagcATAAAATTTGCCTAAGGTTGAAAAATGACAATATGAAATAAACAGTctaaaaaaaatcattcaaataaattaaaacgtTGGACCAGAAATTTCTGGGGCAATTTAATTTCATGAAATACCGCAAATACACATCATGCATCCACTAGATGCCAAATTTACAGTTCACCCTATATTATTCTACAAATTACTCATGAAATTAGTTAAAACTTAAGAATGTttcaatgtattaaaataacCTAATTGTGGGAATTCTCATAATTCACAAGCTTTTTTGGGGGGGAGTAACTAAACTATGTCAACCTTTGAGCTATTGAGGTTCAGAAATAATATTGAACTCAATTAATCGAAATGCAACTCGAGATATTTGAACTCCACAATTCTTGACTTAATCTGATCTCAAATCAAGACCCTACTGCTAATTAATTGAATAGTGTATAAATATTTGATATCCCCCTTGACTAACTTGTTGCAAATGTAAGTAAACCCAAGTCCCATATTCGTAAAAATTTCTCCTTATATCTTTACTAATAAAATGTGTGTCCTATTGAATTTGAACCTCGTATATATGGGTAACAGGTGTACCTGTTTTCTTTGTGACGCTCGTCCACAGGTTTCTAAACTGGAACTTAAATCACTGTAATATGAAAAATACTCTCATCTGCAAGAAGGATAAGGTGTTCTTCTCCTACGTTGAACACACAATCTGCTCATGTCACTCATGTTTATTCCAGGCAGTATCTGCTCATGAAATTTGGAGGAATTTTTTACCATATTGATTGAAAAAATTGTAAATGTTCATACAAACTTTCTAAAAGACATATTCAAGCCTTCAAGGATAGCAGGAGAATCCCTTAAATACAATAGTCTATAATTAAGCTCCTAAAATTAGGCTATCTGACCGACAACAATGAAGTCGATCTCGAGCTAAAAAATCTAAGCTTGATTAAGTTAAGGAGGGAACTTTTTAGGGAAATCTAAACTTGATTAAGTTGGGCTTCAGATAACACACATCGAGTAGATTTGGCTCAACTGACTCTAAGTTGGAGGTGCATTAGCTCCCGTGCTCAAAGCTGGGGATGCAGAGGCCAGTCACATAATATAAGAAAATTTAGTCACTACACAACATAGAAGTTAGACCAAAGGGAAAGGAAATTTAACCTTATTCTAATTAGATTAAAGTCCAAAATTGTTCCTCTATATTTTCCCAAAAAAAACTTTTTGGTCATATACATTAAGTGTGTTAGCTTTTGGTCCAAATCAGCCATATTAGTGAGTTAATTATTATTCTAAATAGctattttaagtattttttataaattaagtattttattatctttctaATTAGAATGATAATTAACTCACTATTATAGTCAAACCGCAGTTGACTGCTAATTTTTTACGGATATGTTAATTATAgatcaaaatatattatttggGACCAGGAGGTAACTAACTTAATGTGTAGGATCAACAAGTATTTTCAGGCAAATGTAGAGGACCAATTTTGGACTTTAGTCTTCTAATTATAGCCTTAAATATGTCCTTTATGTATTGCCACCACCTACAGTGGAGAAAAAGGGCCTTTTCCTAATAGCTAGCACATAAGGAAAATGGAAGGTAGGGCACCCTTTCATTTTCAAGGTTTATTTTCTCTATGAAGATGCCCTGGCTCCAATACAAGAGGCTGGCTAGATTTTGGTAGTTCCTCTCATGTTCC
It contains:
- the LOC121787150 gene encoding methyl-CpG-binding domain-containing protein 5-like is translated as MPRRVYNPEPISYFIPGEAPAEPAPRAAQRRDPEERPSWLPENWTTELRRRSSGATAGQTDRYYIEPTGKRRFRSKLEVLRFLETGSSKPKRKAPSATETTASRSPASQI